In one window of Anaerolineae bacterium DNA:
- a CDS encoding HAMP domain-containing histidine kinase, with amino-acid sequence MTELVDWLQDNLATLVETASRRLAQSESLRATVIEATEAFYDGLLRTMRQDSPLPLNLILLDWVEARSAPTDDDDLTGLLPVLETLKQVTWETLCAAAPPDRLVQWLTDLEHVFTGAAAYLVKLETEALLQDTRAELNRALLNVERLNKSKSDFIAVAAHELKTPLTLIEGYTDILRAEVPGENAQRLALLLEGISAGTTRLREIIQDMIDVSMIEMRLLNLHYQPVWLSHLLEILEFELAKLLKNRTLSLHIDRDSVPREPTYADPERLLQVLYKVGSNAIKYTPDGGHVRIHGRSLPGFTEIIIQDTGIGIDPEDLQRIFEKFSSIGDVALHSSGKYKFRGGGPGLGLAIARGIIEAHGGTIWAESPGYDEQKLPGSTFHIMVPMRDSPPEAIRVPGEENAAADW; translated from the coding sequence ATGACTGAACTGGTTGACTGGCTGCAAGATAACCTCGCCACACTGGTTGAGACGGCCTCAAGAAGGCTTGCTCAGAGCGAGAGCCTGCGCGCCACTGTCATTGAAGCCACTGAAGCATTTTACGATGGCTTGTTGCGCACCATGCGTCAGGACAGTCCTCTGCCGCTGAACCTGATTCTGCTAGATTGGGTTGAAGCACGCAGTGCGCCTACTGATGATGACGATCTGACAGGCTTGCTACCTGTACTGGAAACACTGAAACAGGTGACCTGGGAAACCCTGTGTGCTGCTGCACCACCGGATCGTCTTGTCCAATGGCTGACTGACCTTGAGCATGTTTTCACAGGGGCGGCTGCCTACCTCGTGAAGCTGGAAACTGAAGCCTTGCTGCAGGATACGCGGGCGGAGCTAAACCGCGCCCTGCTAAACGTAGAGCGCCTGAACAAGAGCAAGTCGGACTTCATCGCAGTAGCAGCTCATGAGTTAAAGACGCCGCTCACCCTGATCGAAGGATATACCGATATACTCCGTGCTGAAGTCCCAGGAGAGAATGCCCAGCGCCTGGCGCTGTTGCTGGAGGGTATTTCCGCTGGGACCACGCGGCTGCGCGAGATCATTCAGGATATGATTGACGTGTCGATGATTGAGATGCGCCTGCTCAACCTTCACTACCAGCCTGTGTGGCTAAGTCATTTACTGGAAATTCTGGAATTCGAGCTGGCAAAACTGCTCAAGAATCGGACGCTGTCCCTTCACATTGACCGCGACTCGGTTCCCCGGGAACCAACATATGCCGACCCGGAAAGGCTACTACAGGTCCTTTACAAGGTTGGGTCAAACGCTATCAAGTACACGCCGGATGGGGGGCACGTCCGGATTCATGGCCGCAGCCTGCCGGGGTTCACCGAGATCATCATTCAGGATACAGGCATCGGAATTGATCCGGAGGATCTACAGCGTATCTTTGAGAAGTTCAGTTCGATTGGCGATGTCGCGCTGCACTCCAGCGGCAAGTACAAGTTCAGGGGCGGGGGACCAGGCCTGGGCCTGGCGATCGCAAGGGGTATCATCGAGGCACATGGCGGAACGATCTGGGCGGAAAGTCCGGGCTATGACGAGCAAAAACTGCCGGGCAGCACATTTCACATCATGGTCCCCATGCGCGATTCCCCGCCGGAGGCGATCCGAGTTCCCGGCGAAGAAAACGCCGCGGCAGACTGGTAG
- the hflX gene encoding GTPase HflX, translating to MTDLHDGHDTDGKQQEEKGFLVGVHIKGSRPLLDVEDSLDELSLLAATANIKVVGRTYQQLDRPHPATLIGSGKLEEIREAVAASGATVIIFDDELNPRHLRELEKVFGEQIKVIDRSALILDIFAQHAQTREGALQVELAQHEYRLPRLTRQWTHLARQTGGGAARAGGGGVGLRGPGETQLEVDRREISRRITQLKKELEAVRAHRSRHRQQRQEAGIPVVALVGYTNAGKSTLLNALTAADTYTADKLFATLDPIMRRITLPGGKEILCSDTVGFIQKLPTTLVAAFRATLEEIAEASLILHVADASHPNVAQQIEAVEDTLAELDLPPVPRILVLNKIDLLGKGAPPPEIDTYTTAEYEAVVPLSAITGTGLDVLIKEIERVLTLSMKTIRVLIPYARGDLVSYVHKHGVVLREEHTEDGVILTAQVTLETLARLSAVDVVQEISHRSP from the coding sequence ATGACTGATTTGCACGATGGGCATGACACTGATGGCAAACAGCAGGAAGAAAAGGGCTTTCTTGTAGGTGTGCATATCAAGGGCAGCCGGCCACTCCTTGATGTGGAAGACTCCCTGGATGAGTTAAGCCTTCTGGCAGCTACCGCCAATATTAAAGTGGTTGGGCGCACATACCAGCAACTGGACAGGCCCCATCCGGCTACCCTGATCGGCTCTGGCAAACTGGAGGAAATTCGGGAAGCGGTGGCAGCCTCAGGAGCAACAGTAATCATCTTCGATGATGAACTGAACCCGCGCCACCTGCGAGAGCTGGAAAAGGTATTTGGCGAGCAGATCAAGGTGATCGATCGCTCCGCGCTGATCCTGGACATCTTCGCCCAGCATGCCCAGACTCGGGAGGGGGCGCTGCAGGTGGAACTGGCCCAGCACGAATATCGCTTACCGCGGCTGACGCGCCAGTGGACCCATCTAGCCCGGCAGACTGGCGGCGGTGCGGCAAGGGCCGGAGGTGGTGGTGTCGGTCTGCGCGGCCCGGGTGAGACGCAACTGGAAGTTGACCGCCGCGAAATCAGTCGCCGGATTACCCAGCTGAAGAAAGAGCTGGAAGCAGTGCGCGCCCATCGCAGCCGGCATCGCCAGCAACGACAGGAGGCTGGCATCCCCGTTGTTGCACTGGTAGGGTACACCAATGCCGGCAAATCCACACTCCTGAACGCGCTGACAGCAGCTGATACTTACACAGCGGATAAGCTATTTGCCACGCTGGACCCCATCATGCGCCGTATCACGCTACCAGGTGGCAAAGAAATTCTCTGCTCAGATACTGTGGGATTCATCCAAAAGTTACCTACCACGCTTGTAGCGGCGTTTCGGGCTACGCTGGAAGAGATCGCGGAGGCGAGCTTGATCCTACATGTTGCCGATGCCAGTCACCCCAATGTGGCACAACAGATTGAAGCAGTCGAGGATACACTGGCTGAACTGGACCTACCTCCTGTTCCTCGAATTCTGGTTCTGAACAAAATCGATCTGCTGGGCAAAGGCGCTCCTCCTCCTGAAATCGATACCTACACCACCGCCGAATACGAAGCCGTGGTACCGCTGTCAGCCATCACCGGCACGGGACTTGATGTGTTAATCAAGGAAATTGAACGTGTTCTCACACTCAGCATGAAAACCATCCGTGTGCTCATTCCCTATGCACGCGGCGATCTGGTTTCCTATGTGCACAAACATGGCGTTGTGCTGCGTGAAGAACACACGGAAGATGGTGTGATACTCACTGCTCAGGTAACTCTGGAAACGCTCGCCCGCCTTAGCGCTGTTGATGTTGTACAGGAAATATCGCATCGTAGTCCGTAA
- a CDS encoding GNAT family N-acetyltransferase has protein sequence MQIDYRPIITSSEIEQTVDLHGQVWGASDRDAIPAHVLHAINHAGGLLLGAFDGSQLVGFALAFPAVLEGELLLWSHATGVLPAYQGRGIGRQLKWLQRDWALEQGYNCIGWTYDPLQAKNANFNIAVLGCICNRYLDDFYGEVDDDLNRGLPTDRFEVRWWLSTERVWRCAAGAALALDMDGVTPVLVQTASGEPGQITWPAGETTVAVEIPERISQAHGQSLSHALAWRMATRQVFHRLFAMGYVVEGFVRSQSCPVHCYYILRMAT, from the coding sequence ATGCAGATAGACTATCGACCTATAATTACTTCAAGTGAAATCGAGCAAACGGTGGATCTGCATGGGCAAGTCTGGGGAGCAAGTGATCGCGACGCGATCCCTGCTCATGTTCTCCATGCCATCAATCATGCCGGCGGATTGCTGCTTGGCGCCTTTGACGGCTCACAGCTTGTGGGATTCGCCCTGGCTTTTCCCGCCGTACTTGAGGGCGAACTGCTACTGTGGTCTCATGCAACTGGCGTGTTGCCAGCCTATCAGGGCAGGGGGATTGGGCGACAATTGAAGTGGTTACAGCGGGACTGGGCGCTGGAGCAAGGGTATAATTGCATTGGCTGGACTTATGATCCGCTTCAGGCGAAGAATGCCAACTTCAACATCGCAGTCCTTGGTTGCATCTGCAACCGCTATCTTGATGATTTCTATGGCGAAGTTGACGATGACCTGAATCGAGGGCTGCCTACCGATCGGTTTGAGGTGCGCTGGTGGCTCAGCACTGAACGAGTTTGGCGCTGTGCAGCAGGTGCAGCGCTGGCGCTAGACATGGATGGCGTGACACCAGTGCTGGTGCAGACTGCCAGCGGTGAGCCTGGTCAGATAACGTGGCCTGCTGGTGAGACAACGGTGGCAGTTGAGATACCTGAGCGGATTAGTCAGGCGCATGGGCAGAGTCTGTCACATGCACTTGCCTGGCGGATGGCCACGCGCCAGGTATTTCACAGGCTCTTCGCTATGGGTTATGTCGTGGAAGGCTTTGTCAGAAGCCAGAGCTGCCCTGTGCACTGCTACTATATCCTCCGCATGGCAACATAA
- a CDS encoding LCP family protein, translating to MANDPSVSQRRYHPLIYIAPIVFLLALLGGSWLVAQSVVSARAGEARRVAFAATATSLALPTASFPPTPPQTIAPTLVLPATAVIPTVEDLHILATPVPQITLPPDAPPPMSLLPQHYHYDLVNFLVLGSDRLETTGSYRTDVMVIVSVNRTTQTVNLLSIPRDLYVYIPGWGMDRINTAELHQLQTKYSSHRLGLLAETIEYNLGIRIDHFARVDFTGFKALVDLLGGITVPVDCLVSGYRLASNGVDWVPFHLEPGIHHMDGSLALWYVRQRMDSSDFERNRRQQIVLRALWRQAVSSDLPRNLPVIWDTLRQSLETDVTLDQALAFVPLVLGLDAGRVESHFLGLDEVNLWRTPNGASVLVIDPEPFARTLNRFLTPPVENHLNGERATVSVLNASGLNGADLLAAAQLEWAGLLAFPQGPSSAPFAQTVVYDHTGQVKESSRGAIQAALGLSAADILLATDSAVTTDFTVVVGADYQSCQTSPWKPFSQPE from the coding sequence ATGGCAAATGATCCTTCTGTTTCGCAGCGGCGCTATCACCCCCTGATCTACATAGCGCCGATCGTGTTTCTGCTGGCGCTGCTCGGCGGCAGCTGGCTGGTAGCGCAGAGTGTTGTAAGCGCTAGGGCGGGTGAAGCGCGCCGGGTCGCTTTTGCAGCAACGGCCACCTCGCTAGCGCTTCCGACAGCATCATTCCCCCCTACTCCACCCCAGACGATCGCACCGACGTTGGTCTTGCCAGCAACTGCTGTTATCCCGACTGTCGAAGACCTTCATATCCTTGCCACGCCTGTGCCGCAGATCACTCTCCCGCCAGATGCGCCACCGCCAATGAGCCTGCTCCCGCAGCACTATCATTACGATCTGGTGAACTTTCTTGTTCTGGGGAGCGATCGCCTTGAGACGACCGGCTCATACCGGACAGACGTCATGGTTATTGTATCGGTTAACCGCACGACACAGACGGTGAACCTGTTGTCTATCCCCCGCGATCTGTATGTGTATATTCCCGGCTGGGGTATGGATCGTATCAACACCGCGGAGTTGCACCAGCTACAGACGAAATACTCCAGCCACCGGCTGGGCTTGCTGGCGGAAACAATCGAATACAACTTGGGCATCCGCATCGATCACTTTGCCCGTGTCGATTTCACGGGATTCAAGGCACTGGTCGATTTGCTGGGCGGCATCACCGTGCCAGTTGACTGTCTGGTATCGGGGTATCGATTGGCTTCCAATGGCGTTGACTGGGTTCCCTTCCATCTTGAACCAGGCATTCATCACATGGATGGTTCGCTGGCTCTGTGGTACGTCCGCCAGCGCATGGACAGCAGTGATTTTGAGCGCAACAGGCGGCAGCAGATTGTTCTGCGTGCGCTCTGGCGTCAGGCTGTGAGCAGCGATCTGCCGCGCAACCTGCCAGTGATCTGGGATACCCTCAGGCAATCGCTGGAAACAGATGTGACGTTGGACCAGGCGCTGGCGTTTGTCCCGCTGGTATTGGGGCTGGATGCAGGCCGGGTTGAGAGCCACTTTTTAGGCCTGGACGAAGTCAACCTCTGGCGGACGCCGAACGGTGCCAGTGTCCTGGTCATTGATCCGGAGCCATTTGCCCGGACACTGAACCGCTTTCTGACTCCACCTGTCGAAAACCACCTCAACGGTGAACGGGCAACGGTGAGCGTGCTGAACGCATCCGGCTTGAACGGTGCCGACCTGCTCGCCGCCGCGCAGCTTGAGTGGGCTGGTTTGCTGGCTTTCCCACAGGGACCGAGCAGCGCGCCTTTTGCGCAAACGGTGGTCTACGATCACACTGGACAGGTCAAGGAAAGCAGTCGGGGGGCTATCCAGGCGGCGCTGGGGTTATCAGCCGCTGACATCCTGCTGGCGACCGATAGCGCTGTAACTACCGATTTCACTGTAGTAGTTGGGGCCGATTATCAGTCCTGTCAGACTTCGCCCTGGAAACCCTTCTCTCAGCCGGAATGA
- the trmFO gene encoding methylenetetrahydrofolate--tRNA-(uracil(54)-C(5))-methyltransferase (FADH(2)-oxidizing) TrmFO yields MKEELVVIGGGLAGTEAAWQAAEAGITVRLYEMRPHRTTPAHTTDMLAELVCSNSLGSDLPDRASGLLKAELRKLGSLLLRCADQTAVPAGGALAVDRTAFASLVTRTVTEHPQITVIREEITHIPDQPCIIATGPLTAPALAAEIAQLVGDEYLYFYDAIAPLIYASSIDMNIAFRASRYNRGVQEEGDYINCPLTEEEYRRFVNELKTAETIALHDFEREDPHFFEGCLPVEQLASRGDDALAFGPMRPIGVIDPRTGKRPYAVLQLRQDNLAGSLYNMVGFQTNLLWGEQKRIFRMIPGLGSAEFARYGQMHRNTYLNAPRVLLPTMQSRDRQDLFFAGQITGVEGYVGNIGTGLLAGINAARLLKGEPVLTLPEETMLGALCHYVAHASPRDFQPMKANFGLLPALEAPIKHKRARYEAYAVRARAALERSLNALNSDLTP; encoded by the coding sequence ATGAAAGAAGAGCTGGTTGTCATTGGTGGTGGTTTGGCTGGCACAGAAGCGGCCTGGCAGGCAGCTGAGGCGGGTATCACAGTACGCCTGTACGAGATGCGACCGCACAGAACCACCCCCGCCCATACCACCGATATGCTGGCAGAGCTGGTCTGCAGTAACTCTCTGGGGTCGGATTTGCCGGATCGTGCTTCGGGACTCCTCAAGGCTGAACTAAGAAAGTTGGGGTCGCTGTTGCTCCGTTGCGCGGATCAGACTGCTGTGCCTGCTGGTGGAGCGCTGGCGGTCGATCGAACCGCTTTCGCCAGTCTGGTGACCAGGACGGTTACAGAACATCCCCAGATCACGGTCATCAGGGAAGAGATCACGCACATTCCTGACCAACCATGTATTATCGCCACTGGTCCACTGACCGCACCTGCGCTAGCCGCGGAAATTGCTCAGCTGGTCGGCGATGAATATCTCTATTTCTATGATGCCATTGCGCCGCTGATCTATGCCAGCAGCATCGATATGAACATTGCCTTTCGCGCCAGTCGCTATAACCGTGGCGTTCAGGAGGAAGGCGACTACATCAACTGTCCCCTCACTGAGGAGGAATACCGCCGCTTTGTTAACGAGCTGAAAACGGCGGAAACCATCGCCCTGCACGATTTTGAGCGTGAAGATCCGCACTTCTTTGAAGGCTGTCTCCCGGTGGAACAACTGGCCAGTCGCGGGGATGACGCACTGGCTTTTGGCCCGATGCGCCCCATCGGAGTGATCGATCCGCGCACTGGCAAGCGACCTTATGCCGTCCTGCAGTTGCGCCAGGATAACCTGGCCGGTTCCCTCTACAATATGGTGGGATTCCAGACCAACCTGCTATGGGGGGAACAGAAGCGCATCTTCCGCATGATCCCTGGTCTGGGTAGCGCTGAATTTGCCCGCTATGGGCAAATGCACCGCAACACGTATCTGAACGCTCCTCGTGTGCTGTTGCCAACCATGCAGTCTCGCGACCGGCAGGACCTGTTCTTCGCCGGCCAGATCACCGGTGTAGAAGGTTACGTAGGCAACATTGGTACCGGCCTGCTGGCAGGAATCAATGCCGCCCGCCTTCTCAAAGGTGAGCCAGTACTGACGTTGCCGGAGGAGACGATGCTTGGTGCGCTGTGCCACTACGTCGCGCATGCCAGTCCCCGGGACTTTCAACCGATGAAGGCCAATTTTGGCCTCTTGCCCGCCCTTGAAGCGCCGATCAAGCACAAACGCGCCCGGTACGAAGCTTATGCAGTACGTGCCCGCGCCGCACTTGAGCGTAGCCTGAATGCACTGAACAGCGACCTGACGCCCTGA